A portion of the Carassius carassius chromosome 42, fCarCar2.1, whole genome shotgun sequence genome contains these proteins:
- the LOC132124195 gene encoding class E basic helix-loop-helix protein 22-like produces MDRRINLGGDIFHKTLSAVSSKKMDSFRPAVGIDLGSRDSQSPISCFEQTDPDPVQAGGRAGTLGLPTGSLCVKYGESANRTSAAESSGGEQSPDDDSDGRCDMMLMTDGRLTVPGAKSEGGKKNKEQKILRLNINARERRRMHDLNDALDELRSVIPYAHSPSVRKLSKIATLLLAKNYILMQAQALEEMRRLVAYLNQGQAISAASLPATTALTPGLSAYEQPVGYPFPAGVAASSCPDKCALFNNVTSSLCKQCTDKP; encoded by the coding sequence ATGGACAGGAGAATAAACTTGGGTGGAGACATTTTTCACAAAACTCTCAGCGCAGTCTCGAGCAAAAAGATGGACTCGTTTCGACCGGCTGTGGGTATTGATCTTGGTTCACGGGACAGCCAGTCGCCCATCAGCTGTTTTGAGCAGACCGACCCAGACCCGGTGCAGGCCGGGGGGCGAGCGGGCACGCTGGGTCTGCCGACCGGATCTTTGTGTGTGAAATACGGCGAGAGCGCAAACAGGACTTCGGCTGCGGAGAGCAGCGGCGGCGAACAGAGCCCGGACGATGACAGTGACGGCAGATGCGATATGATGCTCATGACGGACGGGAGATTGACGGTGCCTGGCGCAAAGTCAGAGGGAGGTAAGAAAAACAAAGAGCAAAAAATTCTGAGACTAAACATCAACGCCCGGGAGAGACGGAGAATGCACGATCTGAACGATGCGCTCGATGAGCTGCGCTCGGTCATCCCTTACGCGCACAGTCCGTCTGTACGGAAACTCTCCAAAATTGCCACCTTGCTCTTAGCCAAAAATTACATCCTCATGCAGGCACAGGCGCTGGAAGAGATGAGACGGCTGGTTGCGTATCTCAATCAAGGCCAGGCTATCTCTGCTGCCTCGCTGCCCGCAACTACAGCTCTAACGCCCGGTTTGAGCGCATACGAGCAGCCGGTTGGTTACCCGTTCCCCGCCGGAGTTGCAGCGTCCTCCTGTCCAGACAAATGTGCCCTTTTCAACAATGTCACCTCTAGCCTCTGTAAGCAATGCACTGACAAGCCTTAA